The segment TGCGGAAAAGATCGACGTAGACAACACCGGGAAGATCTCCGGGCTGTTCTAGGAGAATAGAAGAAGAAAAAACCACGAAGGACACCAAGGGACACTAAGGGGGAAATAGTATAATGCATAATTCCAAATTCCTTCGTGTCCTTTGCGGTTAAAAATTCTTCATATTTATAAAAACAATTAGAAATATATAATGAGGAGAAAAACAGTATGGAAGCACGATCACCAGCGCAAATTCTGGAATACACCAGCGATGTAGGTTTGGCAAAGGTCCAACGGGGCATTCTCGGCCAATTGATTTTATCTTTTATGGCGGGGGTGTTTATTGCTTTTGCCTCGGAGGGCTCCAATATGGCGGCCTTTAACCTGTTCGCAAATCCGGATACCTACGGGCTGGGCAAGGTTTTGGCGGGAGCGGTGTTCGGGACGGGGCTCATGCTGGTTGTGGTAGCCGGGGGTGAATTGTTCACCGGCAACACCCTGATCCTGGTCGGCGTGCTTGATCGCAAAGTCAAGATCCGCCAAATGCTTTCGAACTGGCTTGTAGTTTATATCGGCAACCTTATCGGCAGTGTGTTTATCGCCTATATGATGAACCGGTCCATGCTGTTCAACAGCAGTAATGGTGTGCTCGGCGGCCAGACCATCAAGATTGCGGCCTACAAAACTGCCCTTTCCTTTGAATCGGCTTTTTTCCTGGGGATTATGTGTAACTGGCTGGTTTGCCTGGCTGTGTGGGTTTCCTATGCGGCCAAGGATGTGACGGGCAAGCTCTTCGCCTGTTTTTTTATCATCTGTCTGTTTATCACCTCCGGGTTTGAACACTCGGTGGCCAATATGTACTATATTCCGGCGGGTATTATGGCTAAGTCGAACCCGCTTTGGGTAGAGGCGTCCCATGTTGGGGCAGAACAATTGGCCAACCTGAACTGGCTTAACTTTATAATTAAAAACGAGATTCCCGTAACCCTGGGAAATATCGTCGGCGGATCGGGGATGGTCGGTCTCCTATACTGGATATCCCTCAAGAAAAAGAAGGCGGTCTGAACTTTTGAAAAGTTGTGAACCGAATTATATTAATAAATAATTCGATATTTTTTTATTCATTTTTCTTGACCGTACCTTTCTTGAATGTTATACTTTCCGTTACACATGGAAAGAACTTCTATGCGCTATTCCATATACCAGGAGAGGGGTTTTATGGCAAAAAATTCAGTTAAGGAGATCCAGACAACCTGTTGTTAC is part of the Treponema primitia ZAS-1 genome and harbors:
- a CDS encoding formate/nitrite transporter family protein; protein product: MEARSPAQILEYTSDVGLAKVQRGILGQLILSFMAGVFIAFASEGSNMAAFNLFANPDTYGLGKVLAGAVFGTGLMLVVVAGGELFTGNTLILVGVLDRKVKIRQMLSNWLVVYIGNLIGSVFIAYMMNRSMLFNSSNGVLGGQTIKIAAYKTALSFESAFFLGIMCNWLVCLAVWVSYAAKDVTGKLFACFFIICLFITSGFEHSVANMYYIPAGIMAKSNPLWVEASHVGAEQLANLNWLNFIIKNEIPVTLGNIVGGSGMVGLLYWISLKKKKAV